Proteins encoded in a region of the Streptomyces sp. NBC_00258 genome:
- a CDS encoding NAD(P)-dependent oxidoreductase encodes MTNDLEKTPVTVLGLGAMGQALATAFLEAGHPTTVWNRSPGKGDELVARGAVRATGAGEAVRAAELVVVCVLDHDAVEAVLDSVADELPGRVLVNLTSDTPERARKTGAWAQERGIDYLDGSIMVPVDLIGQPPALIFYSGPRAAYDKREAALKALGGKPAHLGEDQGLAAVYDLALLDYFYGSISGLLHAYALAGADGVRAADLAPYLDTITAIMPSGVAEAAQHVDAGSHPGEAANLGMMASGVGHILEWAEHRGLDVSTLRSIKAVYDKAVALGHAADSWTRTIDVVRGDAGTARGDRVGQSL; translated from the coding sequence ATGACAAATGACCTTGAAAAGACCCCCGTCACCGTCCTCGGCCTGGGCGCCATGGGCCAGGCCCTGGCCACCGCGTTCCTGGAGGCGGGCCACCCCACCACCGTCTGGAACCGTTCCCCCGGCAAGGGCGACGAGCTGGTCGCCAGGGGCGCGGTCCGCGCGACCGGTGCCGGCGAAGCCGTACGCGCCGCCGAGCTGGTCGTCGTCTGCGTGCTCGACCACGACGCGGTCGAGGCCGTCCTCGACTCCGTCGCCGACGAGCTGCCCGGCCGGGTACTGGTCAACCTCACCTCGGACACCCCGGAGCGCGCCCGCAAGACCGGCGCCTGGGCGCAGGAACGCGGCATCGACTACCTCGACGGCTCGATCATGGTGCCGGTCGACCTGATCGGACAGCCACCCGCGCTGATCTTCTACAGCGGTCCCCGGGCCGCGTACGACAAGCGCGAGGCGGCACTGAAGGCGCTGGGCGGCAAACCCGCCCACCTCGGCGAGGACCAGGGACTGGCCGCCGTCTACGACCTTGCGCTGCTCGACTACTTCTACGGCTCGATCTCCGGCCTGCTGCACGCGTACGCGCTCGCCGGTGCCGACGGCGTGCGCGCGGCGGATCTCGCCCCCTACCTCGACACCATCACCGCCATCATGCCGTCCGGCGTCGCCGAGGCCGCTCAGCATGTCGACGCGGGCAGCCACCCGGGCGAGGCCGCCAACCTCGGCATGATGGCGTCCGGCGTGGGCCACATCCTGGAGTGGGCCGAACACCGCGGCCTCGACGTGAGCACCCTTCGCTCGATCAAGGCGGTCTACGACAAGGCCGTCGCCCTCGGCCACGCCGCCGACAGCTGGACACGCACGATCGACGTCGTACGAGGCGACGCCGGCACGGCACGCGGCGACCGAGTGGGCCAATCCCTTTGA